The following are from one region of the Synergistaceae bacterium genome:
- a CDS encoding transcriptional regulator — protein sequence MVEAKEELSVYRPLVSLIAAQFGPLCEVVLHDFSQTYDSSYEKTVIAIENGHVTGRKVGDCGSNRGLEVLRGTRKNGNKYGYYVRTKEGKLLRSSTLYIRDAEDRVIGAFCINLDVTDLVNAEKFLRLFCMTGESDLNDEIEEVDEVFVNNVSELLEALIEKALVAVGKPVESMTRSDKVDFIGYLDQRGAFLVTKAGNKICEFLGISKYSLYSYLDDARSEKN from the coding sequence TCAGTTCGGGCCTCTCTGCGAGGTGGTCCTGCACGATTTCAGCCAGACTTACGACAGCTCTTATGAAAAAACTGTGATAGCGATAGAGAACGGGCACGTCACCGGAAGGAAAGTGGGGGACTGCGGAAGCAACCGCGGTCTCGAAGTGTTGAGGGGCACGAGAAAAAACGGCAACAAGTACGGCTATTACGTCCGGACAAAAGAAGGCAAGCTGCTTCGCTCCTCGACCCTGTACATCCGAGATGCGGAGGACCGTGTTATCGGTGCCTTTTGCATCAACCTCGACGTGACGGACCTGGTCAACGCGGAAAAGTTTTTGCGCCTGTTCTGCATGACGGGAGAGAGCGACCTGAACGACGAGATCGAGGAGGTCGACGAGGTATTCGTCAACAACGTCTCCGAGCTGCTTGAGGCGCTCATCGAAAAGGCTCTCGTTGCTGTGGGCAAGCCGGTCGAGAGCATGACCCGGTCTGACAAGGTGGACTTTATCGGGTACCTTGATCAGCGAGGCGCATTTTTAGTTACAAAAGCGGGAAACAAGATATGCGAGTTCCTGGGCATATCAAAATACTCGCTTTATTCATATCTAGACGACGCCAGGTCCGAGAAGAATTAA